One genomic segment of Hevea brasiliensis isolate MT/VB/25A 57/8 chromosome 3, ASM3005281v1, whole genome shotgun sequence includes these proteins:
- the LOC110655120 gene encoding protein WHAT'S THIS FACTOR 9, mitochondrial, giving the protein MQKLLLPKAIFVPNNSNGNHLYHFLHYRSIVKVRLKWVKNRSLDNIIDKETDLKAACLLKDAIKRFPTGFLTAKSVADWQKLLGLTVPVLRFLRRYPTLFSEFPHARYANLPCFRLTDTALLLDSQEQSIHQNYESDTVERLCRVLMMMKSRTVPLQSLHPLKWDLGLPDNFEKLLIPKYPNYFQFVKALNGVTCLRLVQWQEEFAVSALQRSNESKEMGNKYEQFKKGQTTLAFPMRFPRGYGAQKKVRAWMEEFQKLPYISPYEDSRQIDPNSELMEKRVVGVLHELLSLTIHKKTKRNYLRSLREQLILPHKFTRLFTRYPGIFYLSLKCKTTTVALREGYQQGKLVNPHPLARLRDKFYHVMRTGLVYRNKGANMIPEDILLNDVEDETGPHESEGECETGDDCYVETSEIEEVSDEE; this is encoded by the exons ATGCAAAAACTATTATTGCCAAAAGCTATATTTGTACCCAACAACAGCAACGGCAACCATCTTTACCATTTTCTTCATTATCGATCCATAGTGAAGGTGAGGCTTAAGTGGGTGAAGAACCGTAGCCTAGACAACATAATTGACAAAGAGACCGATCTCAAGGCGGCTTGTCTATTAAAGGACGCAATCAAACGCTTTCCTACTGGTTTTCTCACTGCTAAGTCCGTTGCTGATTGGCAAAAGCTTCTTGGCCTTACTGTTCCTGTTCTTCGCTTCTTGCGCAG GTACCCAACTCTCTTTAGTGAATTTCCACATGCCCGCTATGCGAATTTGCCTTGTTTCCGGTTGACAGATACTGCACTCCTGCTAGATTCACAGGAACAGAGCATCCACCAAAATTATGAGAGTGATACCGTGGAGAGGCTTTGTAGAGTGCTTATGATGATGAAAAGTAGGACAGTGCCACTTCAATCGCTACATCCCTTGAAGTGGGACCTGGGTTTGCCAGATAATTTTGAGAAACTATTGATTCCAAAATACCCTAATTATTTTCAATTTGTTAAGGCATTAAATGGTGTTACCTGCTTGCGCCTTGTCCAATGGCAAGAAGAATTTGCAGTTTCCGCATTGCAGCGGAGCAATGAAAGCAAAGAAATGGGTAACAAGTATGAGCAGTTCAAGAAGGGGCAGACTACTTTGGCTTTTCCTATGAGATTTCCAAGGGGGTATGGAGCACAGAAGAAGGTGAGAGCATGGATGGAAGAATTTCAGAAGTTGCCTTATATTTCGCCATATGAGGATTCAAGGCAGATTGACCCAAATAGTGAACTCATGGAAAAGCGAGTTGTTGGTGTTTTGCATGAGCTTTTGAGCCTTACAATTCATAAGAAGACCAAGAGGAACTACTTGAGGAGCTTGAGAGAGCAATTGATTCTTCCACATAAGTTTACTCGACTGTTTACGAGGTATCCAGGGATTTTCTACCTTTCACTGAAGTGTAAGACAACAACTGTTGCTCTTAGAGAAGGTTACCAGCAGGGAAAATTAGTGAATCCACATCCTCTTGCTCGTCTACGAGATAAGTTTTATCATGTAATGAGAACTGGACTTGTTTATCGGAATAAAGGTGCAAATATGATCCCTGAAGACATTTTGCTAAATGATGTTGAGGATGAGACTGGACCGCATGAATCTGAGGGAGAGTGTGAAACAGGTGATGATTGCTACGTAGAAACCTCTGAGATCGAGGAAGTGTCTGATGAAGAGTAG
- the LOC110655121 gene encoding F-box protein At3g58530 isoform X1, producing METKDVEDELTWSRETIPRVMKIVSTRLPQRDLVSLLLVSPWLHRTLISYLSLWLVLDFREMNKAGDRLIRALSLSRYQHVKQINLEFAQDIEDRHLEVLQNKSIISLQSLESLNLNGCQKISDKGIEAITSACPKLKVFSIYWNVRVTDVGINHLVENGKHVVDLNLSGCKNISDKSLQLVADNYQDLESLNLTRCIKLTDGGLQQILVKCSSLQSLNLYALSTFTDKAYKKISNLAHLQFLDLCGAQNLSDDGLSCIAKCKNLVSLNLTWCVQVTDVGVIAIAEGCTSLEFLSLFGIVGVTDKCLEALSKFCSTTITTLDVNGCIGIKFVEYKFFLQKRSREELLQLFPHLKCFKVHS from the exons ATGGAAACAAAGGATGTAGAAGACGAGCTAACATGGAGCAGAGAAACAATCCCAAGAGTCATGAAGATAGTCAGCACGAGACTCCCTCAAAGAGACCTTGTGTCTCTTCTGCTTGTTAGCCCTTGGCTCCACCGCACTCTCATCTCTTATCTCTCTCTCTGGCTG GTTCTTGATTTTCGTGAGATGAATAAGGCTGGAGATAGACTTATAAGGGCTCTTTCACTG TCAAGATACCAGCATGTGAAGCAGATTAACCTTGAATTTGCACAAGATATTGAAGACAGACATCTTGAAGTCCTTCAAAACAAG TCTATCATTTCTCTTCAAAGCTTGGAGTCGTTAAATTTGAATGGCTGCCAGAAGATCTCTGACAAGGGAATAGAAGCTATAACCAGTGCTTGTCCAAAACTGAAGGTCTTCTCTATTTATTGGAATGTGAG GGTGACAGATGTTGGTATAAATCATTTGGTGGAGAATGGCAAACATGTAGTTGATTTGAACTTGAGTGGCTGTAAG AATATATCAGACAAAAGTTTGCAATTAGTTGCTGACAACTATCAAGACTTAGAGTCATTGAATCTGACTAG GTGCATCAAGCTAACAGATGGTGGTTTGCAACAAATATTGGTCAAGTGCTCCTCTCTCCAGAGTTTAAATCTTTATGCCCTTTCCAC CTTCACTGACAAAGCTTACAAGAAAATATCAAATCTAGCCCATCtacaatttttagatttatgtGGTGCCCAG AATCTCTCTGATGACGGACTTTCTTGTATAGCTAAATGCAAAAATCTTGTCTCACTAAATTTGACATG GTGTGTTCAAGTCACTGATGTGGGGGTTATAGCAATTGCTGAAGGTTGCACCTCTCTTGAGTTTCTTAG CTTGTTTGGAATTGTTGGTGTGACTGACAAGTGCCTGGAGGCACTTTCAAAGTTCTGCTCAACTACAATTACAACCCTTGATGTAAATGGATGCATTGGCATAAAG TTTGTGGAGTACAAATTTTTCTTGCAGAAACGGAGCCGGGAAGAATTGCTTCAGTTGTTTCCTCATCTGAAGTGTTTCAAAGTACACAGCTGA
- the LOC110655119 gene encoding DEAD-box ATP-dependent RNA helicase 37 has protein sequence MRTSWADSAANSASESAAPASSGNNGGQRPTRATYVPPHLRNRTPSTDLPASSPAVQSQFNDRVGYGGPGGGSRGAGAPRPDYGRPGYVSGVRTGGSSVGGGWNNRSGGWDRGREREVNPFGNDDGEVESTFGEQENTGINFDAYEDIPVETSGDNVPLPVNTFAEIDLGEALNQNIRRCKYVKPTPVQRNAIPIVLAGRDLMACAQTGSGKTAAFCFPIISGIMREQYVQRSRGPRTVYPLALILSPTRELSCQIHDEARKFSYQTGVKVVVAYGGAPINQQLRELERGVDILVATPGRLVDLLERARVSLQMIRYLALDEADRMLDMGFEPQIRKIVEQMDMPSPGRRQTMLFSATFPKEIQRLASDFLSNYIFLAVGRVGSSTDLIIQRVEYVHETDKRSHLMDLLHAQRETEINGKQSLTLVFVETKKGADSLEHWLCVNGFPATTIHGDRTQQEREMALRSFKSGKTPILVATDVAARGLDIPHVAHVVNFDLPNDIDDYVHRIGRTGRAGKTGLATAFFNENNMSLARSLADLMQEANQEVPAWLTRYASRASYSGGKNRRSGGGRFGGRDFRREGSFNRGLDYYGGGNSGGGGGGGGGYGVPGSYGGGYGPGVASAWD, from the exons ATGAGAACTTCATGGGCGGATTCTGCAGCTAACTCTGCATCAGAGAGTGCAGCCCCTGCTTCCTCTGGTAACAATGGCGGACAACGTCCTACCCGTGCCACTTACGTTCCTCCACACCTTCGTAACCGTACACCTTCAACTGATCTTCCTGCTTCGTCACCTGCTGTTCAATCACAGTTCAATGATCGTGTAGGTTATGGTGGACCTGGAGGAGGTTCCCGTGGGGCTGGTGCTCCTAGACCTGATTATGGGCGTCCAGGATATGTTTCTGGTGTTCGAACTGGTGGCAGCAGTGTTGGTGGTGGTTGGAACAATAGAAGTGGTGGTTGGGACCGCGGGAGGGAGCGCGAGGTGAATCCATTTGGCAATGATGATGGTGAAGTGGAGAGCACATTTGGTGAACAAGAAAATACAGGCATTAACTTTGATGCGTATGAGGATATTCCGGTGGAGACAAGTGGGGACAATGTGCCGCTGCCTGTGAATACCTTTGCAGAGATAGACTTGGGTGAGGCATTGAATCAGAATATTCGGAGGTGCAAGTATGTGAAGCCGACTCCAGTTCAGCGTAATGCAATCCCAATAGTACTTGCAGGGCGTGACTTGATGGCTTGTGCTCAGACAGGGTCAGGGAAGACAGCTGCCTTCTGCTTTCCAATCATTAGTGGAATTATGCGAGAGCAGTATGTACAGAGATCACGTGGGCCAAGGACTGTATACCCACTTGCTCTTATCCTCTCCCCTACAAGGGAGCTCTCTTGTCAG ATACACGATGAAGCCAGAAAATTTTCTTATCAAACTGGTGTTAAGGTGGTAGTTGCTTATGGAGGAGCACCAATAAACCAACAG TTGCGAGAACTTGAAAGAGGGGTTGATATTCTTGTGGCAACTCCTGGACGTCTGGTGGATTTGCTTGAAAGGGCTAGAGTGTCACTGCAGATGATTAGATACTTGGCACTTGATGAGGCAGATAGGATGCTTGATATGGGTTTTGAGCCTCAGATTAGAAAGATAGTGGAACAAATGGATATGCCTTCACCTGGAAGGAGACAGACAATGCTGTTTAGTGCCACTTTTCCAAAAGAAATACAG AGACTTGCATCTGATTTTCTGTCAAATTACATTTTCTTGGCTGTTGGAAGGGTTGGTTCTAGTACTGATTTAATTATTCAAAGAGTTGAATATGTTCATGAGACTGACAAGAGAAGCCATCTCATGGACCTTCTTCATGCACAGAGGGAAACTGAAATTAATGGCAAG CAATCTTTGACATTAGTTTTTGTGGAGACGAAGAAGGGAGCCGACTCCTTGGAACATTGGTTGTGTGTTAATGGGTTTCCTGCTACAACAATTCATGGTGATAGGACACAACAG GAAAGGGAAATGGCACTAAGATCATTCAAAAGTGGGAAGACGCCAATTTTAGTAGCAACAGATGTGGCAGCACGTGGTCTTGATATACCTCATGTGGCTCACGTAGTCAATTTTGATCTTCCCAATGACATTGACGATTATGTTCACAGGATAGGGCGAACAGGACGAGCTGGAAAAACAGGACTAGCCACAGCTTTCTTTAATGAGAACAATATGTCACTTGCAAGATCTCTAGCTGATTTAATGCAGGAAGCAAATCAAGAAGTGCCTGCTTGGCTCACTCGCTATGCTTCACGGGCTTCATATAGTGGTGGTAAGAATCGGCGAAGTGGGGGTGGCCGATTTGGTGGCCGTGACTTTAGAAGGGAGGGCTCTTTTAATAGAGGCTTAGATTATTATGGTGGAGGGAAtagcggtggtggtggtggtggtggtggtggataTGGGGTTCCTGGCAGCTACGGCGGGGGATACGGTCCGGGTGTAGCCAGTGCTTGGGATTAG
- the LOC110655121 gene encoding F-box protein At3g58530 isoform X2 — translation METKDVEDELTWSRETIPRVMKIVSTRLPQRDLVSLLLVSPWLHRTLISYLSLWLVLDFREMNKAGDRLIRALSLSRYQHVKQINLEFAQDIEDRHLEVLQNKSIISLQSLESLNLNGCQKISDKGIEAITSACPKLKVFSIYWNVRVTDVGINHLVENGKHVVDLNLSGCKNISDKSLQLVADNYQDLESLNLTRCIKLTDGGLQQILVKCSSLQSLNLYALSTFTDKAYKKISNLAHLQFLDLCGAQNLSDDGLSCIAKCKNLVSLNLTWCVQVTDVGVIAIAEGCTSLEFLSLFGIVGVTDKCLEALSKFCSTTITTLDVNGCIGIKKRSREELLQLFPHLKCFKVHS, via the exons ATGGAAACAAAGGATGTAGAAGACGAGCTAACATGGAGCAGAGAAACAATCCCAAGAGTCATGAAGATAGTCAGCACGAGACTCCCTCAAAGAGACCTTGTGTCTCTTCTGCTTGTTAGCCCTTGGCTCCACCGCACTCTCATCTCTTATCTCTCTCTCTGGCTG GTTCTTGATTTTCGTGAGATGAATAAGGCTGGAGATAGACTTATAAGGGCTCTTTCACTG TCAAGATACCAGCATGTGAAGCAGATTAACCTTGAATTTGCACAAGATATTGAAGACAGACATCTTGAAGTCCTTCAAAACAAG TCTATCATTTCTCTTCAAAGCTTGGAGTCGTTAAATTTGAATGGCTGCCAGAAGATCTCTGACAAGGGAATAGAAGCTATAACCAGTGCTTGTCCAAAACTGAAGGTCTTCTCTATTTATTGGAATGTGAG GGTGACAGATGTTGGTATAAATCATTTGGTGGAGAATGGCAAACATGTAGTTGATTTGAACTTGAGTGGCTGTAAG AATATATCAGACAAAAGTTTGCAATTAGTTGCTGACAACTATCAAGACTTAGAGTCATTGAATCTGACTAG GTGCATCAAGCTAACAGATGGTGGTTTGCAACAAATATTGGTCAAGTGCTCCTCTCTCCAGAGTTTAAATCTTTATGCCCTTTCCAC CTTCACTGACAAAGCTTACAAGAAAATATCAAATCTAGCCCATCtacaatttttagatttatgtGGTGCCCAG AATCTCTCTGATGACGGACTTTCTTGTATAGCTAAATGCAAAAATCTTGTCTCACTAAATTTGACATG GTGTGTTCAAGTCACTGATGTGGGGGTTATAGCAATTGCTGAAGGTTGCACCTCTCTTGAGTTTCTTAG CTTGTTTGGAATTGTTGGTGTGACTGACAAGTGCCTGGAGGCACTTTCAAAGTTCTGCTCAACTACAATTACAACCCTTGATGTAAATGGATGCATTGGCATAAAG AAACGGAGCCGGGAAGAATTGCTTCAGTTGTTTCCTCATCTGAAGTGTTTCAAAGTACACAGCTGA